The Carassius carassius chromosome 9, fCarCar2.1, whole genome shotgun sequence genome includes a region encoding these proteins:
- the gpr146 gene encoding probable G-protein coupled receptor 146 translates to MWSCMVYNQTDASVDLQLCQDFGLILSIFSLVYLIICFPVGLCYNALLVVVNLSNKVTMTMPDVYFVNIAIAGLVLNLVAPVELLGPSFTRWPMWEYNNELYITLLILFNISSLVIMYSTTLLSLDYYIERALPRTYMSSVYNTKHVCGFIWGGAILTSFSSLLFYVCNHVSTKIIECSKMQNKEAADAIMMFIGYVVPAVAVLYAFVLILRIRKESTPLDQDSGRLDPSIHRLLLASVCMQFLLWTPYYMTLLVHTVAGAPGSHSNRQHLTKYFFLRCLSELLAFCSSFAIPLMYRQMNKNFSHKLQRLLKRLHCGDQSCPHEHSTVQQVVT, encoded by the coding sequence ATGTGGAGCTGCATGGTTTACAATCAGACAGATGCCAGTGTGGATCTCCAGCTCTGCCAAGATTTTGGACTCATTCTGTCCATCTTCTCTCTTGTTTACCTCATCATCTGCTTTCCAGTGGGGCTTTGCTACAATGCCCTGCTGGTGGTGGTTAACCTTTCCAACAAGGTCACCATGACCATGCCTGATGTCTACTTTGTGAACATAGCCATTGCTGGATTGGTGCTCAACTTGGTGGCTCCAGTAGAGCTGCTGGGGCCCAGTTTTACACGGTGGCCCATGTGGGAGTACAACAACGAGCTCTACATTACCCTTCTCATTCTCTTCAACATCTCCTCTCTGGTCATCATGTACTCCACAACCTTGCTCAGTCTGGACTATTACATCGAGCGAGCTCTCCCACGCACCTACATGTCCAGTGTCTACAACACCAAGCATGTTTGTGGCTTCATCTGGGGTGGTGCCATCCTCACCAGCTTCTCTTCGCTGCTCTTCTATGTCTGCAACCACGTCTCTACTAAAATCATTGAGTGTTCCAAGATGCAGAACAAAGAGGCGGCTGATGCCATCATGATGTTCATTGGGTACGTGGTGCCGGCGGTGGCTGTGCTTTATGCATTCGTGCTAATCCTCCGCATCCGGAAGGAGTCCACCCCTTTGGACCAGGACTCTGGGAGGCTTGATCCATCTATCCACAGGTTGTTGCTGGCTTCCGTGTGTATGCAGTTTCTTCTATGGACTCCATACTACATGACCCTTCTGGTGCACACAGTGGCTGGAGCTCCCGGGAGCCATTCCAACAGGCAGCACCTTACCAAATACTTCTTCCTGAGATGTTTATCTGAGCTGCTCGCCTTCTGCAGTAGCTTCGCCATTCCCCTCATGTACAGGCAAATGAATAAGAACTTTTCCCATAAACTGCAGCGGCTTCTGAAGAGGCTGCACTGCGGGGACCAATCGTGTCCTCACGAACACTCAACAGTACAGCAGGTAGTTACATGA